A genome region from Mercenaria mercenaria strain notata chromosome 11, MADL_Memer_1, whole genome shotgun sequence includes the following:
- the LOC123532496 gene encoding uncharacterized protein LOC123532496 — MNININCLLGFLICLNIFTRGKCLQCWKCISDDCETDPELNIRAVKVNCKDGEQCMKVRYKLFDNVTHYDTVIRTCTNSLCTTPSVDEFFKCVATPKLYMIGGCSLRSCCNDRDLCNSARNEYVTSPIFALWILIVTLNIQCI; from the exons ATGAACATCAACATTAACTGTTTACTTGGTTTCTTGATTTGTTTGAATATCTTTACCAGAG GAAAATGTTTACAGTGTTGGAAGTGCATTTCTGACGACTGTGAGACAGACCCAGAACTGAATATTAGAGCTGTTAAAGTCAACTGTAAAGATGGAGAACAGTGTATG AAGGTTCGTTACAAACTGTTTGACAACGTAACACATTATGATACTGTCATACGAACGTGTACAAACAGTCTGTGTACTACGCCATCAGTTGATGAGTTCTTTAAATGTGTGGCGACACCAAAGCTGTACATGATTGGAGGATGTTCTCTGCGCTCTTGTTGTAACGATCGCGATCTGTGCAATTCAGCAAGGAATGAATATGTAACTTCACCAATTTTTGCGCTTTGGATTTTGATTGTCACTCTAAATATACAGTGTATATGA